The proteins below are encoded in one region of Eubacterium sp. 1001713B170207_170306_E7:
- a CDS encoding YhfC family glutamic-type intramembrane protease codes for MMVDTGIIASMVVLIFLCFAIPIGGLIYLSVRKKHVIRPFIIGMLVFFVFQFVIRLPIIQLALPQTAWFLAMSQNPWLYGLFLGGTAAIAEELGRYIAVRFLLKKNRRYADGIAYGLGHGGIEAMLLIGVNNIANLIVLQDGQSFLAPVIAAQLSYASVFTAIFERVLAMALQVGLSMLVFYCVRSKKWRYLVYALIIHTIVDAAIVILPGAFGLSSIWIEAVLLLATAGLMIWTIKIRPAFIYGEENL; via the coding sequence ATGATGGTTGATACAGGAATTATCGCTAGCATGGTCGTGTTGATTTTTTTGTGCTTTGCCATCCCGATTGGTGGACTTATTTACTTAAGTGTCAGGAAGAAGCATGTTATCAGGCCTTTCATTATTGGTATGTTGGTTTTCTTTGTATTTCAGTTTGTGATCCGCCTGCCCATCATACAACTGGCGCTGCCCCAGACCGCCTGGTTTTTAGCGATGAGTCAAAATCCATGGCTATATGGCCTGTTTCTGGGCGGGACAGCCGCCATTGCAGAGGAACTGGGACGCTATATTGCTGTTCGGTTTTTGCTTAAAAAGAATCGACGTTATGCAGACGGCATTGCTTATGGGCTGGGGCATGGCGGCATAGAGGCTATGTTGCTTATCGGTGTGAATAATATCGCAAATTTGATTGTTTTGCAGGACGGGCAGTCTTTTTTGGCGCCAGTCATTGCTGCACAACTGAGCTATGCATCTGTTTTTACAGCAATCTTTGAGCGTGTCCTTGCCATGGCATTGCAGGTCGGCCTTTCGATGCTGGTCTTTTATTGTGTGCGGTCGAAAAAATGGCGTTATCTGGTGTACGCTTTAATCATTCATACCATTGTAGATGCTGCCATTGTTATTCTGCCAGGCGCCTTTGGTTTATCCAGTATCTGGATAGAAGCTGTGCTGCTCTTGGCGACCGCAGGGCTAATGATCTGGACGATAAAAATACGTCCGGCATTTATATATGGAGAGGAGAACTTATGA